The Deltaproteobacteria bacterium region CGCACGGCTGGCGAAGAAACGATGATCGGAACGGATTTCAACCGGCAGGCCGGTAAGGGCTTCCCAGCCTTCGACCATCGCCTGGACACGCCATTCCGAAGGTTCCGTCACTAAAATGCGGCTCGGGCGATACCGCGCAACCGCGCGTTGGACCTCGGTTGTGAAGCTTCCGGTATTGTCGGACGCCTCGAGTCTTACATAGTCGACTGTCAAACCACGCTGGCGAAGCGTCTTGGCGAAATGGCGCATCGCCGCCAGCACTAGTACGATCTTCTGCTTGTGATGCCCGACGTAGGTGTTTTCTTCCAGCACTTCCATCATCAGGACGACGTCACGGCATGAATCGAGATCGTCCAGCGCGGACAGATCCAGAGACAGCTGGTCACCGAAAACAATTCTCAGGACAGTCATGACGGGGCCAGTCTAGGCGCCGACGCGGGTCGCGACGACGCAGCGCGGCAGCGATCCGAGCAATATTTCACGCTCACCCAGTTGCGCGCCCATTTCTTGCGCCAGACGAAGAGCCGACCGCAAACCGCGCAGAGCTTAGTCGGCAGTTTATCCTTACGACGCATTCGCGCCATGCGATCACCAAGGCACAGGCTGGCCGCGCCAGTCGAAAAACCCTCCGTTGGCGTCCGCCGTGAGTTGACCGATGACGGCAAGCAGATGATTCGTTGCAACAGCGGGATGATGTACCTGCAATCCGGTCGCCGCGAAGCCAGCGGACAGTGCTGTGGCGACTGTGCCCGGATGCAAGGCGACGCAAATAGCATCTGGAGATCTACGGGCCAACTCAATGGCCGCGGTCCGCACGAGCTGGTTGAGAGCCGCTTTAGACGCTCGATAGGAATACCACCCGCCCAGCCGATTGTCGCCGATGCTCCCCAATCGGGCGGACAGCGTTGCGAAGACCGCTTTGCCAGATCGCGGCAACCGCGGCAGCACATGCTTCATGATCAGCGCCGGCCCGATCGCATTCAGCGCAAAAGCGCGCGCGAGATTGGCCGCATCGAGTTGCCGCCAGCTCTTCTCGGGTGCTTGGCGATCATCATGCAGAAATCCCGTTGCATCGATTACCAGACGCAGCTCTCCCGGATCGGCGGCGCACGCCGCGGCATGCGCGAGACTGGTTTCGTCCAGAAGGTCGATCGCCGGCGAAGTGCTGCGACTGAACGAGACTACATGCTTGAATTTTCCCGTGGTCTGGATCGCTTCAACCAAGGCCCCTCCGATACCGCCGCCGGCGCCAAATATGGCTGCCACGCCGGGCTGAGGAAACGACCCTAGGTCAACCCTGGCAACCGTTGGGCTTTCAAGTTCAAATTGCCCTGTCACCAGACTTTCGACCTATCGACACCCTTAGGGTTGACGGAGCTAATGCCGCTGACTTCGGTAGCGTCCTGGCGCTGAATCGTCTAGCGTCCCTCGCCTGGATCGGCCGCTGTCACCGTCTCGCTAAAGACTTCGATTGCTACGCGCGAACCGTTATCGCCTTCATCCGTCTCGCCATGATTCGCATTGGCTCCGACGAGTCGCGGCAGATCACTCGTCATGGACCCGAAATTCGGGGATGGGCTCTAAGGTAAATTCCGCTCGATCGCAGATCGGAGTATTGGAACCGGTTGCATGTTCGCAAATGCAATATGGATGATATCTCCATCGACCTCAGTCAGAGTTCCGACCAAGCCACCAATCGTGACAACACGGTCACCCACCTTTAGCGTCTTCAAAAATTTGCTATGCGCGTTCATACGATTTAATTGAGGCACGACGAGAAACGCCATTGCTCCGATAAATACAAGAATAACAATAAGCCATGGGGCAAAATTCGCCATTGCTGGATTATCAAATTTTTGAATTCAAGTTGATCCTGACCGCTTAGACGCAGATCTAAATACCATTGCGGTGACGAAGGTCCCGATAGCCAATAGGATCAAATGGGCAACGACATAGGCGGGCAACCAAACCATGATGCCTGCCATGCTGCAGAAGATCAAAGACCACATGATCGCCAGCATCGTCATGATCTGAAATCTCTGCGCCGGCGGAATCTTCGCTAAAGGATT contains the following coding sequences:
- a CDS encoding SDR family NAD(P)-dependent oxidoreductase codes for the protein MAAIFGAGGGIGGALVEAIQTTGKFKHVVSFSRSTSPAIDLLDETSLAHAAACAADPGELRLVIDATGFLHDDRQAPEKSWRQLDAANLARAFALNAIGPALIMKHVLPRLPRSGKAVFATLSARLGSIGDNRLGGWYSYRASKAALNQLVRTAAIELARRSPDAICVALHPGTVATALSAGFAATGLQVHHPAVATNHLLAVIGQLTADANGGFFDWRGQPVPW
- a CDS encoding DUF2256 domain-containing protein; translation: MARMRRKDKLPTKLCAVCGRLFVWRKKWARNWVSVKYCSDRCRAASSRPASAPRLAPS
- the yajC gene encoding preprotein translocase subunit YajC — translated: MANFAPWLIVILVFIGAMAFLVVPQLNRMNAHSKFLKTLKVGDRVVTIGGLVGTLTEVDGDIIHIAFANMQPVPILRSAIERNLP